A window of the Harmonia axyridis chromosome 5, icHarAxyr1.1, whole genome shotgun sequence genome harbors these coding sequences:
- the LOC123680846 gene encoding jerky protein homolog-like has translation MPEMEMQLYRWFLDQRERNMPISGEMIKQKALNLCASLNISEFKASDGWLQRFKERYGVRFLKITGEKLSSQPKFIAAFKERLERVIQEHEFNEHQIYNADEDFTGDYYQIKQVRNFLRTQNLSEKALLLLDNAPSHPSAEELKTSDGHIFVMFMPPNVTPLIQPMDQNVLRLTKLYYRNLLLSSIITGDEPVGSALNKLTLSEAMMNLATAWNKLSPQKKLTGTRGMESVVEQIISLLQALQPMEYSGQDIDEWNRDEDTNLEECNESEESD, from the exons ATGCCAGAAATGGAAATGCAGCTGTATAGATGGTTCCTTGACCAACGAGAAAGAAATATGCCGATTTCTGGAGAAATGATCAAACAGAAAGCCTTGAATTTATGTGCAAGTTTGAATATCTCTGAATTTAAAGCAAGCGATGGATGGCTCCAGCGCTTCAAAGAACGTTATGGTGTAagattcttgaaaataacaGGGGAGAAACTCTCGAGTCAGCCAAAATTCATTGCTGCTTTTAAAGAAAGATTGGAGAGAGTCATTCAAGAACATGAATTTAACGAACATCAGATATACAACGCTGATGAAGATTTTACTGGCGATTACTACCAGATAAAAC AGGTTCGAAACTTCCTGAGAACTCAAAATCTTTCTGAGAAAGCGCTGCTTCTTTTAGACAATGCACCCTCCCATCCATCGGCTGAGGAATTGAAAACCAGTGATGGACATATTTTTGTGATGTTTATGCCACCAAATGTAACGCCTCTTATTcaaccgatggatcaaaatgtGCTCAGGCTCACAAAACTTTATTATAGGAACCTCCTTCTAAGTTCAATCATTACTGGAGATGAACCGGTAGGATCTGCCCTCAACAAACTCACACTAAGTGAGGCAATGATGAATTTAGCTACAGCATGGAACAAGTTGAGCCCTCAg AAAAAGCTCACTGGGACGAGAGGTATGGAGTCTGTGGTTGAACAAATAATTTCTCTGCTTCAAGCTCTACAGCCTATGGAATACTCAGGTCAAGATATAGATGAATGGAACAGAGATGAAGATACTAATCTAGAAGAGTGCAACGAATCTGAAGAAAGTGACTGA